In one window of Coralliovum pocilloporae DNA:
- the hisS gene encoding histidine--tRNA ligase: MAKKKSDKLKARLPRGFVDRPANEIRMTDRMITAIRHVYELYGFDPVETPMFEYTDALGKFLPDQDRPNEGVFSLQDDDEQWMSLRYDLTAPLARHVAENYDRLPKPYRTYRAGYVFRNEKPGPGRFRQFMQFDADSVGVPNVSADAEICMMASDVMEKLGIGRGDYVIRVNNRKVLDGVMDVAGIGGEEQASTRLTVLRAVDKLDKFGPEGVRLLLGEGRMDESGDFTKGAGLGDEAAAKVIAFVEAGGGTPDETIGNLRALIGSSERGADGVQELADMAALFAAAGYESDRILIDPSVVRGLEYYTGPVFEAELTFEVTGDDGKPVRFGSVGGGGRYDGLVGRFRGEDVPATGFSVGVSRLLAALKTLGKGTETESAGPVVVLIMDRDRVADYQKMVTELRSAGIRSELYLGGSGMKAQMKYADRRNAPVAIIQGSDEKERGEVQVKDLIEGKRLSGQIEDNETWRASRPAQVTVPESDLISAVRDMLEAGE; the protein is encoded by the coding sequence ATGGCCAAGAAAAAATCAGACAAGCTGAAAGCGCGCCTGCCGCGCGGTTTTGTAGACCGCCCGGCAAATGAGATCAGAATGACCGACAGGATGATCACAGCCATCAGACATGTCTATGAGCTTTATGGTTTCGACCCGGTCGAGACGCCGATGTTCGAATATACAGATGCGCTGGGCAAGTTTCTGCCTGATCAGGACCGGCCCAATGAAGGCGTGTTCTCACTACAGGATGATGACGAACAGTGGATGAGCCTGCGCTATGATCTGACAGCGCCACTGGCCCGCCATGTGGCAGAGAATTACGATCGCCTGCCAAAACCTTACCGCACGTATCGGGCCGGTTATGTGTTCCGCAATGAGAAGCCGGGGCCAGGGCGGTTCCGTCAGTTCATGCAGTTCGATGCCGACAGCGTTGGTGTGCCAAATGTCTCAGCAGATGCCGAAATCTGCATGATGGCCTCTGACGTGATGGAAAAACTCGGTATTGGCCGTGGTGATTACGTGATCCGGGTCAATAACCGCAAGGTCCTCGACGGGGTGATGGACGTCGCTGGCATTGGTGGCGAGGAGCAAGCTTCAACACGTCTGACCGTTCTGCGGGCGGTGGACAAACTGGACAAGTTCGGCCCGGAAGGGGTCAGGCTTCTCCTCGGTGAAGGGCGCATGGATGAGTCCGGTGATTTCACCAAGGGCGCCGGGCTGGGTGATGAGGCTGCCGCCAAGGTGATTGCCTTTGTGGAAGCCGGTGGCGGCACACCGGATGAAACCATCGGTAATCTGCGGGCGCTGATCGGTTCGTCCGAGCGCGGCGCGGACGGTGTTCAGGAACTGGCTGATATGGCCGCTCTCTTCGCCGCTGCCGGATATGAAAGTGATCGCATTCTGATCGATCCATCCGTGGTGCGCGGCCTTGAATATTATACCGGTCCTGTCTTTGAGGCCGAGCTGACCTTTGAAGTGACCGGCGATGATGGCAAGCCGGTCCGCTTCGGTTCTGTCGGCGGTGGTGGTCGCTATGATGGCCTGGTTGGTCGGTTCCGTGGCGAGGATGTTCCTGCAACAGGCTTTTCGGTTGGCGTCTCCCGCCTTCTGGCCGCTCTGAAGACCCTGGGCAAGGGAACGGAGACCGAAAGCGCCGGGCCGGTTGTCGTTCTGATCATGGACCGGGATCGTGTTGCTGATTATCAGAAGATGGTGACTGAGTTGCGCTCTGCGGGGATCCGCTCCGAGCTTTACCTCGGCGGTTCGGGCATGAAGGCGCAGATGAAATATGCAGACCGTCGCAATGCGCCGGTGGCCATCATCCAGGGATCTGATGAGAAAGAGCGCGGGGAAGTCCAGGTCAAGGATCTGATCGAGGGCAAACGCCTCTCAGGTCAGATTGAGGACAACGAGACATGGCGTGCCAGCCGCCCGGCGCAGGTGACTGTGCCGGAAAGCGATCTGATCAGCGCCGTGCGCGATATGCTGGAAGCTGGAGAATAG
- a CDS encoding ATP phosphoribosyltransferase regulatory subunit, with translation MDRLADLRRLLSEAGYGFVEPAILHPADLFLEVAGEDIRRRVFTTEGADGKTLCLRPDFTLPVCAMHLAGDNARRPASYAYLGPVFRKRAGDEPDEFLQAGIEAIGDHAVPSAEADASVFALASKAVTLTGVETQDIRLGDVSLFEHVLDSLKLSETPRRLVRRAFGNNEDLSRALDRLRGEGSDAGAGQGDGTRTGGALAQFFDQAGQDNAEQVISELFELAGLAHTGGRPVSDIARRFVEQATLAGGKAVSAEQLVLLERFLTISGTPEQAADALEELGKAGTLDLSQPVAAFRKRMDAMAKAGLDLKSMTFSTDFGRRLSYYTGFIFEIYKAGDTSAPVAGGGRYDALLRLMGAPGDVPAVGFSLWLDRLDMEGS, from the coding sequence ATGGACCGTCTGGCGGATCTGAGGCGCTTGCTGAGTGAGGCGGGATACGGGTTCGTGGAACCGGCAATCCTGCATCCGGCTGACCTGTTCCTTGAGGTGGCGGGTGAGGATATCCGTCGCAGGGTGTTCACCACCGAAGGCGCAGACGGCAAAACACTCTGCCTTCGGCCTGACTTCACGCTGCCTGTCTGTGCCATGCATCTGGCAGGTGACAATGCCCGTCGTCCGGCGTCTTACGCCTATCTCGGCCCGGTGTTCAGAAAGCGGGCGGGCGATGAACCGGACGAATTCCTCCAGGCCGGAATTGAAGCGATTGGCGACCATGCGGTGCCGAGTGCCGAGGCGGATGCCTCTGTCTTTGCACTGGCATCAAAGGCGGTGACGCTCACCGGTGTCGAGACACAGGATATCCGTCTTGGGGACGTGTCGCTGTTCGAGCATGTACTGGACAGCCTGAAACTGTCTGAGACACCGCGCCGTCTGGTTCGTCGTGCCTTTGGCAATAATGAAGACCTGAGCCGGGCACTTGATCGCCTGCGCGGGGAAGGCAGCGACGCTGGTGCAGGCCAGGGTGATGGCACCCGGACCGGTGGTGCATTGGCTCAGTTCTTTGATCAGGCCGGGCAGGACAATGCGGAACAGGTGATTTCCGAACTGTTCGAGCTGGCCGGTCTGGCCCATACAGGCGGTCGTCCGGTATCTGATATTGCCCGCCGGTTTGTGGAGCAGGCAACGCTTGCCGGTGGCAAGGCCGTATCCGCCGAGCAACTCGTCCTTCTTGAGCGCTTCCTCACCATTTCCGGCACACCGGAACAGGCTGCTGACGCGCTTGAGGAGCTGGGCAAGGCTGGAACGCTGGATCTGTCTCAGCCGGTGGCGGCGTTCCGCAAACGGATGGACGCCATGGCGAAAGCCGGACTGGACCTGAAGAGCATGACATTCTCGACCGATTTCGGGCGCAGGCTCAGCTATTACACCGGCTTTATTTTCGAGATCTACAAGGCTGGTGATACCAGTGCTCCGGTTGCGGGTGGCGGGCGATATGATGCGCTTCTGCGCCTGATGGGCGCACCGGGTGACGTGCCTGCAGTCGGGTTCTCGCTCTGGCTGGATCGTCTGGATATGGAGGGTTCATGA
- the hisG gene encoding ATP phosphoribosyltransferase, with protein sequence MMSAPLIIAVPSKGRLQENTNAFFGRAGLKVLQPGGARNYRGKIREMDNVEIAFLSASEIARELAAGNVHLGVTGEDLIHETIPHSDGIVEIVMPLGFGHADVVIAVPEAWIDARTMSDLDDIAHDMRGRAGRQLRVATKYINLTRSYFARHGIADYVIVESLGATEGAPASGAADIIVDITSTGSTLRANNLKILDDGVILKSEANLVASLTADWSDNAIAALREILDRTSAEERARSVRQVMASGVDMAEASRIAEETGSSIPFAGLGESVILHVPNSKVYEAASGLRAAGARAVSVSSLDDVFGAENPVFDRLRPRLG encoded by the coding sequence ATGATGAGCGCGCCTCTGATCATTGCGGTTCCCTCCAAGGGGCGTCTGCAGGAAAACACCAACGCGTTTTTTGGTCGGGCCGGTCTCAAGGTTCTGCAGCCGGGCGGAGCGCGGAACTATCGCGGCAAAATCCGTGAAATGGACAATGTGGAAATCGCTTTCCTGTCCGCGTCCGAAATTGCACGTGAACTGGCCGCCGGAAACGTGCATCTCGGGGTTACCGGTGAGGACCTTATCCACGAGACCATTCCGCACTCTGATGGCATCGTCGAGATTGTCATGCCGCTGGGTTTCGGCCATGCGGATGTGGTGATTGCCGTGCCGGAAGCGTGGATTGATGCGCGCACCATGTCGGATCTGGATGATATCGCCCATGACATGCGCGGCCGTGCAGGCCGCCAGCTCCGGGTGGCAACAAAATATATCAATCTGACCCGCAGCTATTTCGCCAGACACGGCATTGCGGATTATGTGATTGTCGAGAGCCTCGGCGCGACCGAAGGTGCTCCGGCATCAGGAGCAGCCGATATCATCGTCGATATCACCTCCACTGGCTCAACACTGCGGGCCAACAATCTCAAGATTCTGGATGATGGGGTTATCCTGAAATCCGAGGCCAATCTTGTTGCCTCGCTGACAGCAGACTGGTCGGACAATGCGATTGCCGCTCTCAGGGAAATCCTCGACCGGACATCGGCTGAAGAACGGGCCCGGTCCGTCCGGCAGGTGATGGCATCCGGTGTCGATATGGCAGAGGCAAGCCGCATTGCAGAGGAAACTGGCAGCAGCATTCCCTTTGCTGGTCTGGGCGAATCGGTCATCCTGCATGTGCCGAACAGCAAGGTCTACGAGGCAGCCAGCGGCCTTCGCGCAGCCGGTGCCAGGGCGGTTTCCGTCTCGTCTCTGGATGATGTGTTCGGCGCGGAGAATCCGGTCTTCGACAGATTGCGGCCCAGGCTTGGTTGA
- a CDS encoding glycoside hydrolase family 3 N-terminal domain-containing protein: MTLNRRSFLCGLSAGLVAAPAVLSPSRALAALEGEAGRLLMIGFHGSSANARSARALAAHMKERRAGGVVFLGHNVKSRKGIDSLTDLFGSASRGGGLIAIDHEGGAVQRLKARHGFTRLPKALRVGHKRSSSEARALYAQAARELKAAGFTLNLAPVADLHWKRNPIIGRNGRAFSSDPAEVAAYAEAFVKAHRRNGVLCAVKHFPGHGLSRGDTHAGLVDITDSWSEAELEPFKALVRKGAADIVMSGHLYHRSLEDGGVPITFSRRALRGTLRTLLGFRGAIMTDDLDMGAIRKRYAQKEAVIRSLAAGNDLVLMTNSARPDKNLPKKAVRWISEAVENGRLNRRELSRSIDRVRALS, encoded by the coding sequence ATGACACTTAACCGTCGTTCTTTTCTTTGCGGATTATCAGCCGGTCTTGTGGCTGCTCCTGCGGTGCTGTCGCCAAGCCGGGCGCTTGCCGCGCTTGAGGGGGAAGCGGGTCGTCTTCTGATGATCGGCTTTCACGGTTCATCAGCCAATGCCCGCTCGGCCCGTGCTCTGGCCGCGCATATGAAAGAACGCCGCGCCGGTGGGGTTGTCTTCCTCGGTCACAATGTGAAGAGTCGCAAGGGGATCGACAGTCTGACAGATCTGTTCGGCTCTGCCTCCCGTGGTGGGGGACTCATCGCCATTGATCATGAAGGCGGGGCGGTTCAGCGCCTGAAAGCCAGACATGGATTTACCCGCCTGCCAAAGGCCTTGCGTGTCGGGCACAAGCGCAGCTCTTCAGAAGCGCGGGCGCTCTATGCCCAGGCAGCACGGGAGCTGAAAGCTGCAGGGTTCACTCTCAATCTGGCGCCGGTTGCCGACCTGCACTGGAAACGCAATCCGATTATTGGCCGTAACGGCCGGGCCTTTTCAAGCGATCCGGCAGAAGTGGCCGCTTATGCAGAGGCTTTCGTGAAAGCCCATCGCCGCAATGGCGTGCTCTGCGCGGTAAAACATTTCCCCGGTCACGGCCTGTCCCGGGGCGATACCCATGCCGGGCTGGTCGATATCACCGATTCCTGGTCAGAAGCCGAGCTCGAGCCGTTCAAAGCACTGGTGCGCAAGGGGGCTGCGGATATCGTGATGAGTGGCCATCTCTATCACCGCAGTCTTGAGGATGGTGGCGTGCCGATCACTTTCTCCCGTCGTGCTCTGCGCGGTACACTCAGAACGCTTTTGGGCTTTCGGGGGGCGATCATGACCGATGATCTGGACATGGGAGCCATCCGCAAGCGCTATGCGCAGAAGGAAGCGGTGATCCGGTCTCTGGCTGCGGGCAACGATCTGGTTCTGATGACCAATTCGGCCCGCCCGGACAAAAACCTGCCCAAAAAGGCAGTCCGCTGGATCAGTGAAGCGGTGGAAAATGGTCGCCTGAACCGTCGTGAGCTGTCCCGGTCTATCGATCGGGTGCGGGCTCTGTCCTGA
- a CDS encoding superoxide dismutase, with amino-acid sequence MTMSRRKFLTATGAGLLIAGAPSFTHRALAGEAFSLPKLDYSYDALSPVIGAETMELHHSKHAASYARNLNKLIPGSKLDGLSLEEIVKAAAADRGKYQVVLNNAGQHWNHSEFWKMMTPRGTGMPGSLEKAIKADFGSFEAFRDQFIKVSGGQFGSGWGWLSINKSGKLVVTSTPNGENPLVDDMMPLLGVDVWEHAYYVDYRNRRKEYIAAFVDKLVNWDYVASRMARA; translated from the coding sequence ATGACCATGTCCCGTCGCAAGTTTCTCACCGCAACCGGCGCAGGCCTGCTCATTGCCGGTGCCCCCTCATTTACCCACAGAGCCCTTGCTGGCGAAGCTTTCTCCCTGCCCAAGCTGGATTACAGCTATGACGCGCTGTCTCCCGTCATCGGTGCCGAGACCATGGAGTTGCACCACAGCAAACATGCCGCCAGCTATGCCCGAAACCTCAACAAGCTGATCCCGGGTTCGAAACTGGATGGCTTGTCTCTTGAAGAGATCGTCAAGGCTGCAGCTGCAGATCGTGGCAAATATCAGGTGGTCCTCAACAATGCCGGCCAGCACTGGAACCATTCCGAATTCTGGAAAATGATGACCCCGCGTGGCACTGGCATGCCTGGCTCTCTTGAAAAAGCGATCAAGGCTGACTTCGGAAGTTTTGAAGCCTTCCGTGACCAGTTCATCAAGGTTTCCGGCGGCCAGTTCGGATCAGGTTGGGGCTGGCTCTCAATCAACAAATCCGGCAAGCTGGTTGTCACGTCCACTCCAAATGGTGAAAACCCGCTGGTCGATGACATGATGCCGCTTCTCGGCGTCGATGTCTGGGAGCATGCCTATTACGTGGACTACCGCAATCGCCGCAAGGAGTATATCGCGGCCTTCGTCGACAAGCTGGTCAACTGGGACTATGTGGCCTCCCGCATGGCCCGCGCCTGA
- a CDS encoding isocitrate lyase/PEP mutase family protein — MTTSVSRLRSLLDAPGCQTMPCAFDALSARLIEQAGFPVAFMSGFGVSASRIGAPDTGLISFAEMADQGRNICASVSIPVIGDGDTGYGNPLNVERTVRAYAQAGFAAIMLEDQVAPKRCGHTKGKLVVERDEALDRIRAAVHARNTGADILILARTDARHQHGLGEAIERANLFREIGADILFVEAPQSVEEMKEIGRSAPGPHLANMLEGGKTPLLGHQALGEMGFKLSAYPLTLLSAAMKAMTEALDRLKDEATTEDLILPFEELKDRVGFNDYYEAEQRYSAKRPD, encoded by the coding sequence ATGACCACATCCGTATCCCGTCTCAGATCTCTTCTTGATGCCCCCGGCTGCCAGACCATGCCCTGCGCATTTGATGCGCTTTCGGCACGGCTGATCGAACAGGCCGGATTTCCTGTTGCCTTCATGAGCGGCTTCGGCGTCTCCGCCAGCCGCATAGGCGCACCGGATACGGGCCTGATCTCCTTTGCCGAGATGGCGGACCAGGGGCGGAATATCTGCGCGTCAGTGTCTATTCCGGTCATTGGCGACGGCGATACGGGCTATGGCAATCCTCTGAATGTGGAACGCACGGTCAGAGCCTATGCCCAGGCCGGTTTCGCTGCCATCATGCTTGAGGATCAGGTGGCTCCGAAACGCTGCGGACACACAAAGGGCAAGCTTGTTGTGGAGCGGGACGAGGCGCTGGACCGCATTCGGGCTGCCGTTCATGCCCGGAACACAGGCGCGGATATTCTGATCCTTGCCCGTACCGATGCCCGCCATCAGCATGGACTGGGAGAGGCCATTGAGCGGGCTAATCTTTTCCGTGAGATCGGTGCCGACATCCTGTTTGTGGAAGCCCCGCAATCTGTCGAGGAAATGAAGGAGATCGGACGAAGCGCTCCCGGCCCTCATCTGGCCAATATGCTGGAGGGCGGCAAGACACCTCTTCTCGGACATCAGGCTCTGGGGGAAATGGGCTTCAAGCTTTCGGCCTATCCGCTGACACTCCTGTCTGCTGCCATGAAGGCAATGACAGAAGCGCTCGACCGGTTGAAAGACGAGGCTACCACCGAGGATCTGATCCTGCCGTTTGAGGAATTGAAAGACCGGGTGGGCTTCAATGATTACTATGAAGCCGAGCAACGTTATTCCGCCAAGCGGCCTGACTGA
- a CDS encoding DUF6101 family protein — protein sequence MRRQFSLAEAAAPVQEGSTHRLDPFCLPARSLITVSQRSRLECGGELYLDRTRVILKGRLKSGFPLTLSIPVSSFRHVALRWETEDGSQEPVITLWLVHRDPSLSLRLDSFTDAEDAALAVKAWAGILSLPALHYGEDGRETIVEDRLGPLVVKPQQPRRRHAHFAARRPRFLVRRKIGLPGHFPVYNEREIVART from the coding sequence GTGAGGCGTCAATTTTCCCTAGCGGAAGCAGCCGCTCCGGTACAGGAGGGGTCGACCCATAGGCTCGACCCCTTTTGTTTACCCGCGCGGTCGCTCATCACCGTCAGCCAGCGCTCAAGACTGGAATGCGGTGGAGAACTCTATCTGGATCGCACCAGAGTGATACTGAAAGGCCGTTTGAAATCGGGCTTTCCGCTGACACTCTCGATTCCGGTTTCTTCCTTCCGACATGTTGCTCTCAGATGGGAGACGGAAGACGGCAGCCAGGAGCCGGTCATTACGCTCTGGCTCGTTCATCGGGATCCGTCCCTGTCCCTGCGGCTCGACAGCTTTACCGACGCAGAAGACGCGGCCCTTGCGGTCAAGGCCTGGGCAGGCATTCTCAGCCTGCCAGCTCTTCATTATGGAGAAGACGGCCGTGAAACCATCGTGGAAGACCGCCTTGGCCCGCTGGTGGTGAAACCTCAACAGCCACGTCGGCGTCACGCTCACTTTGCGGCCCGCAGACCGCGGTTTCTCGTACGCCGGAAAATCGGGCTGCCAGGCCACTTCCCGGTCTATAACGAGCGCGAAATCGTAGCCCGAACGTAG
- a CDS encoding TldD/PmbA family protein, which produces MTDQLDTQLLQSRAEALVEAARKAGADQADAIAVRGVSQSVSVRDGKVEESERSEGDDVSLRVFVGRKTASVSTNTGDDPSALAERAVAMARVAPDDPHVRLADEADLVRELPELDLLDRTDVSSSDLTERALAAESAGLDVKDVSKSGGASASWSLGGLVLVTSTGFSGAYLGTRHGVAMTAVAGEGTGMERDYDYASAVHLEDLDDAETIGRNAGERAIRRLNPRKIETQSAAVLYDRRAATGLVGHFASAINGGAIARGTSFLKDRMGQQLFADDVMITDDPRRKRGLASKPFDGEGFAAEALTLIDKGCLTTWLLDSATAHELGLKTNGRAARGGSAPHPGSTNLTLHAGRQSPEEMMAAIGTGLLVTDLIGHGVNGVTGDYSRGAAGFWIENGEPAYPVSEITIASNLVDMFRALTPASDLEYRFGTNAPSVLIEGMTIAGR; this is translated from the coding sequence ATGACAGATCAGCTTGATACCCAACTTCTTCAAAGCCGCGCCGAGGCGCTGGTCGAGGCGGCACGCAAGGCAGGAGCCGACCAGGCAGATGCTATTGCAGTGCGCGGGGTGTCGCAGTCAGTCAGTGTCCGGGATGGCAAGGTCGAGGAGAGCGAGCGCTCGGAAGGGGATGATGTGTCCTTGCGGGTTTTCGTGGGCCGCAAGACAGCCTCTGTCTCCACCAATACAGGGGATGATCCATCCGCGCTTGCCGAACGGGCTGTTGCCATGGCGCGGGTTGCCCCTGACGACCCCCATGTGCGGCTTGCAGATGAAGCGGATCTGGTGAGAGAGCTGCCGGAACTGGATTTGCTGGATCGGACGGACGTTTCATCATCAGATCTGACAGAACGCGCTCTTGCTGCAGAGTCTGCCGGGCTTGATGTAAAGGATGTCAGCAAATCCGGCGGGGCATCGGCCAGCTGGTCACTTGGCGGGCTGGTGCTGGTCACGTCCACAGGGTTCTCCGGTGCCTATCTTGGCACCCGCCATGGTGTTGCGATGACGGCGGTTGCCGGTGAGGGAACCGGCATGGAACGCGACTACGATTATGCCAGTGCTGTACATCTTGAAGATCTGGATGATGCGGAAACCATCGGACGTAACGCTGGTGAGCGGGCCATCAGGCGCCTGAACCCGCGTAAGATTGAGACCCAGTCGGCAGCCGTCCTTTATGATCGCCGTGCAGCAACCGGTCTTGTGGGGCATTTTGCCAGCGCGATTAATGGCGGTGCCATTGCGCGCGGCACCAGTTTTCTTAAGGACCGTATGGGTCAGCAGCTCTTTGCCGATGATGTGATGATTACGGACGATCCACGCCGCAAGCGTGGACTGGCGTCAAAGCCGTTTGACGGCGAAGGGTTCGCAGCGGAAGCGCTGACCCTGATTGACAAAGGCTGTCTCACCACCTGGTTGCTGGATTCAGCCACCGCCCACGAACTTGGCCTCAAGACCAATGGTCGAGCGGCACGTGGTGGCTCTGCCCCACATCCCGGCTCAACCAATCTTACGCTGCATGCAGGCAGACAGTCGCCGGAAGAGATGATGGCTGCGATCGGAACCGGTCTTCTGGTAACCGATCTGATCGGCCATGGTGTTAATGGTGTCACCGGGGATTACAGTCGCGGCGCTGCCGGGTTCTGGATCGAGAACGGCGAGCCGGCTTATCCCGTGAGCGAGATTACGATTGCGAGCAATCTGGTTGATATGTTCCGGGCGCTTACTCCGGCCTCGGATCTTGAATACAGGTTTGGCACCAATGCGCCCAGCGTCCTGATCGAGGGGATGACCATTGCAGGACGATAA
- a CDS encoding 3'(2'),5'-bisphosphate nucleotidase CysQ, with amino-acid sequence MQDDKDLATLSELAREAGRIALGYFKNKPDVWTKGNDSPVSEADLAVDTFLKERCLEFRPDYGWLSEETADNPDRLGHKRIFVVDPIDGTRVFLKGGDEWTVSLAVVEDGRPTLAVLYNPVRDEMLCAAHGKGASLNGQALEAQSRTDFAENSISGPKIHMGHGAFDTLRPAVGRNIGSLAYRMALVATGNLSAASARPRAHDWDLAAADLIVCEAGAHITDLDGQLIRYNRPEPRHPALVAAAPGLYEPFLKRVVQAEADRTH; translated from the coding sequence TTGCAGGACGATAAGGATCTTGCCACCTTGAGCGAGCTGGCCCGGGAGGCCGGTCGCATCGCACTCGGCTATTTCAAGAACAAGCCGGATGTCTGGACCAAGGGCAATGATTCTCCGGTGTCAGAAGCAGATCTGGCAGTGGATACATTCCTGAAAGAGCGTTGCCTGGAGTTTCGTCCGGATTATGGCTGGCTGTCTGAGGAGACAGCGGACAATCCGGATCGGCTTGGTCATAAACGGATTTTTGTCGTGGACCCGATTGATGGGACGCGGGTTTTTCTCAAGGGCGGTGATGAATGGACTGTCTCGCTCGCGGTGGTCGAGGATGGTCGCCCGACCCTGGCGGTTCTCTACAATCCCGTCCGTGATGAAATGCTGTGTGCTGCTCATGGCAAAGGCGCGTCTCTGAACGGGCAGGCTCTTGAGGCGCAAAGCAGAACAGATTTTGCCGAGAACAGCATCAGCGGCCCGAAGATTCACATGGGGCATGGTGCGTTTGACACGCTCAGACCAGCCGTGGGCCGGAATATTGGTTCTCTGGCCTATCGCATGGCTCTGGTGGCAACAGGAAACCTGTCTGCGGCATCGGCTCGCCCGAGGGCTCATGACTGGGATCTGGCGGCGGCTGACCTGATTGTTTGCGAAGCCGGAGCCCATATCACCGATCTGGATGGGCAACTCATCCGATATAACCGGCCAGAACCACGTCATCCGGCCCTTGTCGCCGCTGCACCGGGCCTGTATGAACCTTTCCTGAAGCGTGTCGTCCAGGCAGAGGCCGACCGCACCCACTGA
- a CDS encoding DUF4170 domain-containing protein has product MSASDKEQLLHLVFGGELESLDGVTFKDLGALDVVGVFPNYATAYDAWKSKAQATVDSAQTRYFIVHLHRLLDPS; this is encoded by the coding sequence ATGAGCGCATCAGATAAAGAACAATTGCTTCATCTTGTTTTCGGCGGTGAGCTGGAAAGCCTTGACGGTGTAACGTTCAAGGATCTGGGCGCTTTGGATGTGGTCGGTGTTTTCCCGAACTATGCCACAGCCTATGACGCGTGGAAGTCCAAGGCTCAGGCAACGGTGGACAGTGCGCAGACCCGCTATTTTATCGTCCATCTGCACAGGCTTCTCGATCCGTCCTGA
- a CDS encoding lysophospholipid acyltransferase family protein gives MRQALKRFMKSRGLQVFLGHVFSSYLRFVKATSRRVTDRQDTRAYIFDNLPFITTFWHGEHFVTPFELQDGVDVTVMISKSGDGEINTVAVQDLGFGVVRGSGANDRQTGERVLKRGGITGLKNLLSLVRKPNQVVAMTGDVPKGPAKQAGMGLVTLARLSGRPIIPLGAATSRFIRLKTWDSMVINLPFSRLGICWGEPIHIPRNLTEDEQEHWRRVVEDELNRVTRKAYELAGRDWHV, from the coding sequence ATGCGTCAGGCTCTCAAGCGCTTTATGAAGTCGAGAGGCTTGCAGGTCTTCCTCGGCCATGTCTTCTCGAGCTATCTGCGGTTCGTCAAGGCAACCAGCCGGAGGGTTACGGACCGGCAGGATACCCGCGCCTATATCTTTGACAACCTGCCGTTCATCACCACGTTCTGGCACGGAGAGCACTTTGTAACCCCGTTTGAATTGCAGGACGGGGTGGATGTGACCGTGATGATCTCCAAGAGTGGTGACGGGGAAATCAATACTGTCGCCGTTCAGGATCTTGGCTTCGGGGTTGTCCGCGGGTCCGGTGCCAATGACCGCCAGACCGGCGAACGTGTTTTGAAACGCGGTGGCATTACCGGCCTCAAAAACCTCCTGTCCCTGGTCAGGAAACCCAATCAGGTTGTGGCCATGACCGGCGATGTCCCCAAGGGGCCCGCCAAGCAGGCTGGTATGGGGCTTGTGACCCTGGCCCGATTGAGCGGACGACCGATTATTCCGCTCGGCGCTGCAACAAGCCGCTTCATCCGCCTGAAGACCTGGGACAGCATGGTGATCAATCTGCCGTTCAGCCGTCTTGGCATCTGCTGGGGAGAGCCTATTCACATCCCGCGCAATCTGACAGAAGATGAGCAGGAGCACTGGCGACGGGTTGTTGAAGATGAACTGAATCGCGTGACCCGGAAAGCCTATGAACTGGCAGGACGGGATTGGCATGTCTGA